A part of Lacinutrix sp. 5H-3-7-4 genomic DNA contains:
- a CDS encoding site-specific integrase encodes MSSIFLHLQKVHDLVHDFPMKLNYSKPKIYTGGVDIHQWSKLSKKEQKDALSKYWYVYYSYRNPKSGKLVRQSNIKGGANQYKDKQSRYHVLKMLKKGLEIVLQDGFSPYNINVSLEEYIQQKFQNKSNSKNKSTTRLESIQDSNETEENTVVLNIEDAFKLGLDTKNKVLNENSYPKFKSRINRFKKWLLESNFEMQKCITTITKKHVIEYLNTVLQNSSPRNRNNTRTDLSSLFQVLEDNDVIQENFIKKINVLKAIPERNKTYKTSQLKEIHDYLDKEDPILSLFVKFIAFNTLRPIEVCRLKIGDLDLVDKKLYVRAKNKPVKVKIIPDILLSELEILHGKKTDLLLFTPNNIGGEWDTNESNRRDYFTKKFKKVKDHFGLGKNYGLYSFRHTYITIMYQNLAKTFTPHEVKSKLMLITGHATMNALEQYLRDIDAVLPDDYSKLLK; translated from the coding sequence ATGTCTTCAATTTTCTTACATTTACAAAAAGTACACGATTTAGTACACGATTTCCCAATGAAGCTTAACTATTCTAAACCTAAAATTTATACAGGTGGTGTAGATATACATCAGTGGTCTAAACTGTCCAAAAAAGAACAAAAAGATGCGTTGTCTAAATATTGGTATGTTTATTATTCTTATAGAAATCCAAAATCTGGCAAGCTCGTAAGGCAGTCTAATATAAAAGGAGGTGCTAATCAATATAAAGATAAGCAAAGTAGGTACCATGTGCTTAAAATGCTAAAGAAAGGATTAGAAATTGTACTACAAGATGGTTTTAGTCCATATAATATAAATGTATCACTAGAAGAATATATTCAGCAAAAATTTCAAAACAAATCAAACAGTAAAAATAAAAGTACAACTAGATTAGAATCTATTCAAGACAGTAATGAAACTGAAGAAAATACTGTTGTATTAAATATTGAGGATGCTTTTAAACTTGGGCTAGACACTAAAAATAAGGTGTTAAATGAAAATTCTTATCCTAAATTTAAAAGCCGAATAAATAGGTTTAAAAAGTGGTTGCTTGAGAGTAATTTTGAAATGCAAAAATGTATTACAACAATTACTAAAAAGCATGTTATAGAATACCTTAATACTGTATTACAAAATTCAAGCCCTAGAAATAGAAATAATACAAGAACAGATTTATCTTCTCTTTTTCAAGTTTTAGAAGATAACGATGTAATACAAGAAAATTTTATAAAAAAAATTAATGTATTAAAAGCTATTCCAGAAAGAAACAAAACCTATAAGACAAGTCAATTAAAAGAAATACATGATTATTTAGATAAAGAAGATCCGATTTTAAGCTTGTTTGTCAAATTCATAGCCTTTAATACCTTGAGACCAATAGAGGTTTGTAGATTAAAAATAGGAGATTTAGATTTAGTTGATAAAAAATTATATGTTAGAGCTAAAAATAAGCCTGTAAAGGTTAAAATAATACCTGATATTCTGTTGAGTGAATTAGAAATTTTACATGGTAAAAAAACAGACTTATTGCTTTTTACACCAAATAATATTGGAGGTGAATGGGATACGAATGAAAGTAATAGACGTGATTATTTTACTAAAAAATTTAAAAAAGTAAAAGACCATTTTGGTTTAGGTAAGAATTATGGTTTGTATAGTTTTAGGCATACCTATATTACAATTATGTATCAAAACTTAGCCAAAACATTTACTCCTCACGAAGTAAAAAGTAAATTAATGTTAATAACCGGTCATGCAACAATGAATGCTTTAGAACAGTATTTAAGAGATATAGATGCTGTTTTACCAGATGACTACTCAAAACTTTTAAAATAA
- a CDS encoding DUF3644 domain-containing protein: protein MARKSKYSYLLEKSVNAAISAIEIYNKPDFKYREESFSILMVNAWETLLKAKIVFDNKNDLKSINLIDTSARKKNGEPFKRPKYKVNRSGNYMTIDIFSAIKKLKLQTRLAENIELLVEIRDNAIHFFNESKLFEKKVLEIGTASLKSYVQCANEWFSYDLTQYNFYLMPISFFHSYEMESFSIANEDDQHKNLLKYIEKKESDFPSELKQKHNISLVLETKFVRSKSIESMAVRYDNDDPNAITVKVSAEEQFAAKYKWSFKDDLVPKLKATYQDIKFGKEFREIMREIEKDDKLCGKRYMDFRMKTGTPRKFYSPNIMKEFDKHYKRK, encoded by the coding sequence ATGGCAAGAAAATCAAAATATTCATACCTACTTGAAAAGTCAGTTAATGCAGCAATTTCTGCAATTGAAATTTACAATAAACCTGACTTTAAATATAGAGAGGAAAGTTTTTCTATTTTAATGGTCAATGCTTGGGAAACACTTTTAAAAGCTAAAATTGTATTTGACAACAAAAATGATTTAAAATCAATTAATTTAATTGATACTTCTGCAAGGAAAAAAAATGGAGAGCCATTTAAACGTCCAAAATATAAAGTTAATCGTTCTGGAAATTATATGACGATTGATATTTTCTCAGCCATCAAAAAACTTAAACTACAAACAAGGTTAGCAGAAAACATTGAACTTTTAGTTGAAATTAGAGATAATGCAATTCACTTTTTTAATGAAAGTAAATTATTTGAAAAAAAGGTTTTAGAGATTGGAACTGCTAGCTTGAAAAGTTATGTTCAATGCGCAAACGAATGGTTTTCATATGACTTGACTCAATACAATTTTTATTTAATGCCTATTTCCTTTTTTCATTCCTATGAAATGGAAAGCTTTTCTATCGCAAATGAAGATGACCAACACAAAAACTTACTGAAATATATAGAGAAAAAAGAATCTGACTTTCCTTCTGAGTTAAAACAAAAGCATAACATTAGTTTAGTATTAGAAACAAAATTCGTTCGCTCAAAATCAATCGAAAGTATGGCAGTTCGTTATGACAATGACGACCCAAATGCAATAACAGTAAAAGTTTCTGCTGAAGAGCAATTTGCAGCAAAATATAAATGGTCATTTAAAGACGACCTTGTTCCTAAATTAAAAGCAACATATCAGGACATAAAATTTGGAAAGGAATTTCGAGAAATTATGAGAGAAATTGAAAAAGACGATAAACTATGTGGAAAAAGGTATATGGATTTTAGAATGAAAACGGGAACACCGAGAAAATTTTATAGTCCAAACATTATGAAAGAATTTGACAAACATTATAAGAGAAAATAA
- a CDS encoding toxin-antitoxin system YwqK family antitoxin produces the protein MLKQILSSLLLFTILISCSDNIKDDKYRNSNYLFYKEDGKKGYWQKISPNSNFKYKKGNLTYFYDNSNVFSEIEIIDSFPNRTVKYYDKNEELIKNHWVKKDSLIKEHLENGYFKHNYSPNGPVIQEGLVEDNLRQGIWKFYRSEDGSLIRITEMKDNFAHGKSENYWKNGNRRNIAYWDMGEESGQGIIYHENGKIDEKHFIKDGKIHGRIEQFYPNGSKRFWANSWYGIVKDTSMYFYENGTLEKMTLVSLDTISKISNGKEFTYYSNGKLKTESEVKNDKLNGVSITYYENENMKEWMQLKNNVLDGKYIKYYETGEKKQELKAKNKYLTDNIYFFDKKGRVLKTLVAERGVIVDSIIK, from the coding sequence ATGTTAAAACAAATATTGTCATCACTTCTGCTTTTTACAATCTTAATTTCATGTTCGGATAATATTAAAGATGATAAGTACAGAAATTCCAATTATCTTTTTTATAAGGAAGATGGGAAAAAAGGATATTGGCAAAAAATAAGTCCAAACTCAAACTTTAAATATAAAAAAGGAAATCTCACTTATTTTTATGATAATAGCAATGTGTTTAGTGAGATTGAAATTATTGATTCATTTCCTAATAGAACGGTAAAATATTATGACAAAAATGAAGAACTCATTAAAAATCATTGGGTTAAAAAAGACTCATTAATAAAAGAGCATTTAGAAAATGGATACTTCAAACATAATTATTCACCTAATGGACCTGTAATACAAGAAGGATTAGTTGAAGATAATTTAAGACAAGGTATTTGGAAGTTCTACAGAAGTGAAGATGGTTCTTTAATCAGAATAACTGAAATGAAAGACAACTTCGCTCATGGTAAAAGTGAAAATTATTGGAAAAATGGAAATAGGAGAAATATTGCATATTGGGACATGGGTGAAGAGTCTGGGCAAGGAATAATTTACCATGAAAATGGAAAAATTGACGAAAAGCATTTTATTAAGGATGGCAAAATTCATGGAAGAATTGAACAATTTTATCCTAATGGCTCTAAAAGATTCTGGGCGAATTCATGGTATGGAATAGTAAAAGACACTTCAATGTATTTTTATGAAAATGGTACTTTAGAAAAAATGACTCTTGTATCATTGGATACTATTTCAAAAATATCAAATGGTAAAGAGTTTACTTATTACTCAAACGGCAAACTCAAAACAGAGAGTGAAGTTAAAAATGATAAACTCAATGGGGTTTCTATTACATATTATGAAAACGAAAATATGAAAGAGTGGATGCAATTAAAGAACAATGTGCTTGATGGAAAATATATTAAGTATTATGAAACAGGAGAAAAAAAACAAGAATTAAAAGCTAAAAATAAATACTTAACTGATAATATTTATTTTTTTGATAAAAAAGGAAGAGTTCTTAAAACATTAGTAGCTGAAAGAGGAGTAATAGTTGATTCTATTATAAAATAA
- a CDS encoding Xaa-Pro peptidase family protein, whose product MRISKLEYKQRIKSIKERLEKSELDTLIISEEEDIYYLTGLTYKSLERLFLLIITESEVSFIVPKMELAHLKKVDNVDKIKNYWEYPAQKPERWNDILLEIVKDSKLIGIGAKTPFEISAFLNSVNLNVVENSMLEEQRWVKSNAEIELIKQASRYCDISIEKLNKNAYFGMSELEVFSIGRSIQQKVIKETPFDYLATNILVAAWPSRISYQPHGIPKVSDILVEGSHISLAFLRVNGYSAELERTFFTSKPTKEQEEAFELMMEARRRSYAVLKAGVIAEDVDLAAKQFLIDQGLKENLMHRTGHGIGLGNHEGPYLAEGDKTVLKENMVVSIEPGIYIEGVGGFRHSDTVLITKNGYEILTNCPDDIKSLTFTNLKPIQKLKGNIIKKMYGI is encoded by the coding sequence TTGAGAATAAGTAAATTAGAATACAAACAGAGAATAAAATCAATTAAAGAAAGATTAGAGAAAAGCGAACTTGACACCTTAATCATTTCGGAAGAAGAAGATATTTACTATTTAACTGGATTAACTTACAAAAGCCTTGAAAGATTATTTCTACTAATAATTACAGAAAGCGAAGTCAGTTTTATTGTTCCAAAAATGGAACTTGCTCATTTAAAAAAAGTTGATAATGTCGATAAAATAAAAAATTATTGGGAATATCCTGCTCAAAAACCGGAACGTTGGAATGATATACTTCTTGAAATAGTAAAAGACAGTAAACTTATTGGAATTGGAGCTAAAACACCTTTCGAAATTTCAGCTTTTTTGAATTCAGTTAATCTTAATGTTGTAGAAAATTCAATGTTGGAAGAACAGAGATGGGTAAAAAGTAATGCAGAAATTGAGTTAATAAAACAAGCATCGAGATATTGTGATATTAGTATTGAGAAATTAAATAAAAATGCGTATTTCGGAATGTCGGAACTTGAAGTTTTTTCAATTGGACGTTCTATTCAACAAAAAGTAATTAAAGAAACACCTTTTGACTATTTAGCCACAAATATTTTAGTTGCGGCTTGGCCTAGTAGAATTTCTTATCAACCTCACGGAATACCAAAAGTATCAGATATATTAGTTGAAGGCTCACATATTAGCTTAGCTTTTTTACGAGTAAATGGATATTCGGCTGAATTAGAAAGAACATTTTTCACAAGTAAACCAACCAAAGAACAAGAAGAAGCATTTGAATTAATGATGGAAGCTAGGAGAAGAAGTTATGCTGTATTAAAAGCTGGTGTTATTGCAGAAGATGTAGATTTAGCTGCGAAACAATTTTTAATTGACCAAGGATTAAAAGAAAACTTAATGCATAGAACAGGTCACGGAATAGGTTTAGGAAATCACGAAGGTCCTTATTTAGCAGAAGGAGACAAGACAGTTCTAAAGGAAAATATGGTTGTTAGTATTGAACCAGGAATTTATATCGAAGGCGTTGGAGGTTTTAGACACTCTGACACAGTATTAATAACTAAAAATGGTTATGAAATATTAACGAACTGTCCTGATGACATAAAAAGTTTAACTTTTACAAACTTAAAACCAATACAAAAATTAAAAGGAAATATTATCAAGAAAATGTACGGAATATAA
- a CDS encoding CPXCG motif-containing cysteine-rich protein encodes MYEHFFQCPYCWETISMLLDSSVREQTYVEDCEVCCNPIQIKPHFEDLQLVGFEALNIEQ; translated from the coding sequence ATGTACGAACATTTTTTTCAATGTCCATATTGTTGGGAAACTATCTCAATGCTTTTAGATAGTAGTGTTAGAGAACAAACTTATGTAGAAGATTGCGAAGTTTGCTGTAACCCAATACAAATAAAACCTCATTTTGAAGACTTGCAACTTGTTGGTTTTGAAGCATTAAATATTGAGCAATAA
- a CDS encoding DUF6371 domain-containing protein, which translates to MNFKYQLDKSSKKYYCPNCNKKTFVRYVDTQNQHYINAVDGRCDRESKCGYFKKPNNNKCVTSVISGNTFINKPTYHKASSVLQTINNCNTNNFINYLRQHFVPIDIKRVSELYKIGNTNYWRGDTVFWQIDDHRKVRAGKIMLYDCNTGKRIKKPYNHVNWMHKKLNLNDFVLQQCLFGLHCITKQESYKTICIVESEKTAIIMSIIFPSNIWMATGSKFNFKESLLLPIKNRQIIAYPDKSEYKAWLNVCSQLNTKGFKIICSKLVESSNINDGDDLVDICLENLTK; encoded by the coding sequence ATGAATTTTAAATATCAACTTGACAAATCAAGTAAAAAATATTATTGTCCAAATTGTAATAAGAAAACTTTTGTAAGATACGTTGATACTCAAAATCAACATTATATAAATGCAGTTGATGGTAGATGTGATAGGGAAAGTAAATGCGGTTATTTTAAGAAACCTAATAACAATAAATGTGTAACTTCTGTAATTTCTGGTAATACATTTATTAATAAACCAACGTATCACAAAGCAAGTTCTGTTTTACAAACTATAAATAATTGTAATACAAATAATTTTATAAACTATTTACGTCAACATTTTGTACCCATAGACATAAAACGAGTAAGTGAATTATACAAAATAGGTAATACAAACTATTGGAGAGGAGATACGGTGTTCTGGCAAATAGATGATCATAGAAAAGTTAGAGCTGGCAAAATAATGCTGTATGATTGTAATACAGGCAAAAGGATTAAAAAACCGTATAATCATGTTAATTGGATGCATAAAAAACTAAATCTAAATGATTTTGTATTACAACAGTGTTTATTTGGATTACACTGCATTACAAAACAAGAAAGCTACAAAACAATTTGTATTGTAGAAAGTGAAAAAACTGCAATAATAATGAGTATTATATTTCCTTCTAATATATGGATGGCAACAGGAAGTAAATTTAATTTTAAAGAGTCATTATTGTTGCCAATTAAAAATAGGCAAATTATAGCTTATCCTGATAAATCTGAATATAAAGCATGGTTAAATGTTTGTAGTCAATTAAATACTAAAGGATTTAAAATTATATGCAGTAAGCTCGTAGAATCATCTAATATTAATGATGGTGATGATTTAGTTGATATTTGTCTAGAAAACTTAACTAAATAA
- a CDS encoding IS110 family transposase has protein sequence MTKDRKIYGIDISKSVFDIYSKAKGHVQLKNDESGFKKLLTSLPKEALVIMEATGYYHYRLAQFLNKNGVLVSVVNPLSVKRFIQMKLAKVKTDKSDAKAICEYGTFNNVPLYNALSDVQAECLQLFRLLDSYVKKSTATKNKIHGEDVLGTPSKTVYRSLKRNLSHLKKEIKLLEDRLLELVKQDQQHQLTLLQSIPGIGMKTALFLIVVTDGFKKFESASQLCSYVGITPTIRESGSSVRGRSRISKVGNKKLRNLLFLAAFSAYKYNKSCKALFDRIVAKGKSKKLALIAVANKLLKQAFAIAKSGLPYDENFVSKLA, from the coding sequence ATGACTAAAGATAGAAAAATTTATGGTATCGACATTAGCAAATCTGTATTTGATATATACAGTAAAGCAAAAGGTCACGTTCAATTAAAAAATGATGAATCTGGATTTAAAAAGCTTTTAACAAGCTTACCAAAAGAAGCATTGGTAATTATGGAAGCAACAGGCTATTATCATTACAGATTAGCACAGTTTTTAAATAAAAATGGAGTATTAGTTTCTGTAGTAAATCCTTTATCAGTAAAACGCTTTATCCAAATGAAATTAGCTAAAGTAAAGACAGATAAAAGCGATGCAAAAGCAATATGTGAGTATGGTACATTTAATAATGTACCCTTATATAATGCATTAAGTGATGTTCAGGCAGAATGCTTACAACTGTTTAGATTACTGGATAGTTACGTAAAAAAGAGCACCGCAACTAAAAATAAAATACACGGAGAAGATGTTTTAGGCACTCCATCAAAAACAGTTTATCGTTCTTTAAAAAGAAACTTAAGTCATTTAAAAAAAGAGATAAAACTCTTAGAAGATAGATTGTTAGAATTGGTGAAACAAGACCAACAACACCAATTGACTTTATTACAAAGTATACCAGGAATAGGTATGAAAACAGCTTTATTTTTAATAGTAGTAACCGATGGATTTAAAAAGTTTGAAAGCGCATCACAGCTTTGTAGTTATGTAGGTATTACACCTACGATTCGGGAATCAGGAAGTAGTGTGCGAGGACGGAGTCGCATAAGTAAAGTGGGTAATAAAAAACTTAGAAATTTATTGTTTTTAGCAGCCTTTTCAGCCTATAAATACAACAAATCTTGTAAAGCATTATTTGACAGAATAGTAGCCAAAGGAAAGAGTAAAAAACTAGCGTTAATAGCTGTAGCAAATAAGCTATTAAAACAAGCCTTTGCTATTGCAAAAAGTGGGTTGCCTTACGATGAAAACTTTGTTTCAAAATTAGCTTAA
- a CDS encoding TolC family protein, translated as MNTKFQFLLAISFLFCVSSFSQELLTKTEAIAKALDNNYGVKVVKNDVEVAQNNASILNSGYLPTLTANAGATYNIDNTEAEFSDGSTTTLNGAESSRYNAGLTLNYTLFDGFGRSYNYKRLKEQHQLTELQARETIENTIIQMFSVYYNVAQLSLNLEALQETLNITKDRLTRSKYQFEYGQNTKLEVLNAEVDINNDSINIINAKQELKNAKRDLKVVLGESYIDNFNVETEVDFTLKFQRDSLFKKAKERNVALLQTNKNIAISELDISSGKSAYLPTLGLVGTYGWNRSNNNAASFVAVSTNTGLSGGLNLSWNLFEGGSRITRVKNAKINLETQKLLKEDILLSIERDFNNAWDNFINKLEIYNIQEKNIITAQNNFDRTREKFKVGQINSIEFRQAQLNLLNTELSRNQAKFSAKLSELQLLQLSGELLNTTF; from the coding sequence ATGAACACTAAATTTCAATTTTTATTAGCCATAAGTTTTTTGTTTTGTGTTAGTAGTTTTTCACAAGAATTACTAACTAAAACCGAAGCAATAGCTAAAGCTTTAGATAATAATTACGGTGTAAAAGTTGTTAAAAACGATGTGGAAGTAGCTCAAAATAATGCGAGTATATTAAACTCTGGTTATCTACCAACATTAACAGCAAATGCAGGAGCAACTTATAATATAGATAATACCGAAGCAGAATTTTCAGACGGTTCAACAACAACATTAAATGGGGCCGAAAGTTCTCGCTATAACGCAGGATTAACTTTAAACTATACATTATTTGATGGATTTGGACGTAGCTATAATTATAAACGCTTAAAAGAGCAACATCAATTAACAGAGTTACAAGCAAGAGAAACTATTGAAAATACAATAATTCAAATGTTTTCTGTATACTACAATGTAGCGCAATTATCACTAAATTTAGAAGCTTTACAAGAAACTTTAAACATAACTAAAGACCGTTTAACACGTTCCAAATATCAATTTGAATATGGGCAAAACACCAAGTTAGAAGTTTTAAATGCAGAAGTAGATATTAATAACGATAGTATTAATATTATAAATGCGAAGCAGGAATTAAAAAACGCAAAACGTGATTTAAAAGTTGTTTTAGGTGAATCATACATAGATAATTTTAATGTAGAAACCGAAGTAGATTTCACCTTAAAGTTTCAAAGAGATAGTTTGTTTAAAAAAGCTAAAGAACGAAATGTAGCATTACTTCAAACCAATAAAAATATAGCAATAAGTGAGTTGGATATAAGTTCAGGAAAATCTGCTTATTTGCCAACATTAGGTTTAGTAGGTACATATGGTTGGAATAGGAGTAATAATAATGCAGCTTCCTTTGTTGCTGTTTCGACAAATACAGGTTTGTCCGGAGGTTTAAATTTAAGCTGGAATTTGTTTGAAGGTGGCTCAAGAATAACACGAGTAAAAAACGCTAAAATAAATTTAGAAACTCAAAAACTGCTTAAAGAAGATATATTATTATCAATAGAACGTGATTTTAATAATGCCTGGGATAACTTTATAAATAAGCTAGAGATATATAATATTCAAGAAAAAAATATTATTACCGCCCAAAATAATTTCGACAGAACACGTGAAAAATTTAAAGTAGGCCAAATAAACTCTATAGAATTTAGGCAAGCACAACTTAATTTATTAAACACAGAGTTAAGTAGAAACCAAGCTAAATTTTCTGCAAAGCTTTCAGAATTACAGTTATTACAACTAAGTGGAGAATTGCTAAACACCACATTTTAA
- a CDS encoding ATP-binding protein, with translation MSELFDFLKPGLREIRKSINDIEDSYNNDWDILAELCQNSVDAIRKKNPPKGLISLEIDSINRSIIIQDNGIGINPERLPILLAPFSTDKENDETSIGEKGVGLTFVLFSCNDFKITSGTDIGSKTALINDAHSWKNSTSNNSLQLTLKDPDTSLDGTRVELKKIKECPIFKLSFEQLQYVLRTKTALGNANHLWDDNELQIEIMLKHKNLNGQENNCVLSNKYWMVYESLDKHSKIDLDDFIEFANDANRTDQDKRRKLKDKVIYKKGEFNHSGRTIKYITCFVPKRKVWDDLSMEFNLCTQENLDDGDWMDELGYAKFSSGIFTSVKGMPTGISIEHPTTGYAGYWSNIFILFEDQHLKFDIGRKSIHGMISRIYKQYSKEIFNEYLKYITKYVSGEVTNNSEWDKEEIFAEIDKLIDLKNSKSEFIKSPRDQEASVSGIFYECIGNGIIKDIKPLVSGYRNKYDLYAKWGNKKLVIEIKARLKNILRDFNDEQKLFDEIDVIVCWNVGEEDEQAMANKGINLEVISKSSLSSTNNKQIPNSTHELILSGFTKPIYVIDMKMILDE, from the coding sequence ATGAGTGAACTTTTTGATTTTTTAAAGCCTGGATTAAGGGAAATTAGAAAAAGTATAAATGATATTGAAGATAGTTACAACAATGACTGGGACATTCTTGCAGAACTTTGTCAAAACTCTGTAGATGCTATTAGAAAAAAGAATCCGCCTAAAGGTTTAATTAGTTTGGAAATTGATTCTATTAATCGAAGTATCATAATACAAGATAATGGAATAGGTATAAATCCTGAGCGACTTCCAATTTTATTAGCACCATTTTCGACAGATAAAGAAAATGATGAGACAAGTATTGGAGAAAAAGGTGTTGGTTTAACCTTTGTTTTATTCTCTTGTAACGATTTTAAAATTACGAGTGGAACTGATATTGGATCGAAAACTGCTTTAATTAACGATGCTCACAGTTGGAAAAACAGCACTTCGAATAATAGTCTACAATTAACATTAAAAGATCCAGACACTTCACTTGATGGTACAAGAGTTGAGCTTAAAAAAATAAAAGAGTGTCCAATATTTAAACTTTCATTTGAACAACTACAATACGTGCTTAGAACAAAAACTGCGTTAGGAAATGCAAATCATTTGTGGGATGATAATGAACTGCAAATTGAGATAATGTTAAAACACAAAAACTTGAATGGCCAAGAAAATAATTGTGTGTTAAGTAATAAGTATTGGATGGTTTATGAATCTTTAGATAAACACTCTAAAATTGATTTGGACGATTTTATTGAATTTGCTAATGATGCCAACCGAACTGATCAAGATAAGAGAAGAAAGCTAAAAGATAAAGTAATATATAAAAAGGGAGAATTCAATCACTCTGGTAGAACTATCAAATACATAACTTGTTTTGTTCCTAAGCGAAAGGTTTGGGATGATTTGTCAATGGAATTTAATTTATGTACACAAGAGAATTTAGATGATGGTGATTGGATGGATGAACTTGGGTATGCAAAATTCTCTTCAGGAATATTTACTTCCGTCAAAGGAATGCCAACTGGAATTTCTATCGAACACCCAACAACAGGATATGCTGGTTATTGGTCAAACATATTTATACTTTTCGAGGATCAACATTTAAAGTTTGATATTGGCAGAAAATCTATCCACGGGATGATAAGTCGAATTTATAAGCAATATTCAAAAGAAATATTTAATGAATATTTAAAATATATAACGAAATATGTCTCTGGCGAAGTAACTAATAATAGTGAATGGGACAAAGAAGAAATATTTGCGGAAATTGACAAGTTGATAGATTTAAAAAATTCAAAATCAGAGTTTATTAAATCACCAAGAGATCAAGAAGCGAGTGTATCAGGAATATTCTATGAGTGTATAGGTAATGGAATTATTAAAGATATAAAACCATTGGTTTCTGGCTACAGAAATAAGTATGATCTATATGCAAAATGGGGAAACAAAAAATTAGTCATAGAAATTAAAGCAAGATTGAAAAACATCCTCAGAGATTTTAATGATGAACAGAAACTTTTTGATGAAATCGATGTTATAGTTTGTTGGAATGTAGGTGAAGAAGATGAGCAAGCTATGGCAAATAAAGGAATTAACTTAGAAGTAATCTCAAAGTCTTCTTTATCATCGACTAACAATAAACAAATTCCAAATTCGACACACGAGTTAATTTTATCAGGATTCACCAAGCCAATTTATGTCATTGATATGAAAATGATATTAGATGAATAA
- a CDS encoding AAA family ATPase produces MNDSAIQKIADDIQSNESKLELSAATQGCLIIKKTKKWIEEAKKRPIPNMLFSEFWYENELCILFADTNLGKSILAVQIADSLSKGKPIYGFKLEAKPKKVLYLDFELSDKQLENRYSLDYTKHYSFSDNFLRAELNSELTLPKGCNTIEDYICDTLEQTVDHNDVEVLIIDNLTYLNNDNEKAKYALHLMKVLKKLTKSASISILVLSHTPKRDNSKPLTKNDLAGSKMLMNFCDSSFAIGESSQTHNYRYLKQIKQRNTEQLYHSSNVIVCSIEKNINFLTFNFIEFDEEKSHLKSPVLGSLEDRDDKMIKLIKDGLSNVKIGEELGISESTVRKRRKKLNL; encoded by the coding sequence ATGAATGATTCAGCAATTCAAAAGATTGCTGATGATATTCAGAGTAACGAAAGTAAATTAGAACTTTCAGCAGCTACTCAAGGTTGTCTTATTATAAAAAAGACAAAAAAATGGATAGAAGAGGCAAAGAAACGACCAATACCAAATATGCTATTTAGTGAATTCTGGTATGAAAATGAACTATGTATATTATTTGCAGATACCAATTTAGGTAAATCAATATTAGCAGTACAAATAGCTGATAGCTTGAGTAAGGGTAAGCCAATTTATGGTTTTAAATTAGAAGCTAAACCCAAAAAAGTACTTTATCTTGATTTTGAGCTATCAGATAAACAATTAGAAAATCGCTACTCTCTAGATTATACTAAGCACTATTCTTTTAGTGATAATTTTTTACGTGCAGAGTTAAATTCAGAATTAACACTTCCTAAAGGTTGTAATACAATTGAAGATTATATATGTGATACTTTAGAACAAACTGTCGATCATAACGACGTTGAAGTATTGATTATAGATAATTTAACGTATTTGAATAATGATAATGAGAAAGCTAAATATGCTTTGCATTTAATGAAGGTTTTGAAAAAGCTAACTAAAAGTGCATCCATTTCAATTCTAGTACTATCTCACACTCCAAAGCGTGATAATTCAAAACCATTAACAAAAAATGATTTGGCAGGGAGTAAAATGTTGATGAATTTTTGTGACAGTTCATTTGCAATTGGTGAAAGTTCTCAAACTCATAACTACAGATATTTAAAACAAATTAAACAACGTAATACAGAGCAATTATATCATTCTAGTAATGTAATTGTGTGTAGTATAGAGAAAAATATCAATTTCCTAACATTCAATTTTATTGAATTTGATGAGGAAAAGTCTCATTTAAAATCACCTGTTTTAGGCAGTCTTGAGGATAGAGACGATAAAATGATTAAACTAATTAAAGATGGGTTAAGCAATGTTAAAATTGGGGAAGAATTAGGCATTAGTGAAAGTACTGTAAGAAAACGTCGCAAAAAATTAAACCTATAG